Below is a genomic region from Jiangella gansuensis DSM 44835.
CGTCACTCCGGTGGGCGGCGCATCCGGTTGCTGAGGTTGTCGAACAGCTTCCCACCGGCGTCGCCGACCCCGCTGACGACGTCGCGCAACGTCGAGATCAGCGGGTCCGCGGTGCGGTTCCACGACTCCTGGTAGGACTTCGCGGCGTTGCGGACCTCCTGATTGATGGAGGCGTCGCGGTCGTCGGTGCGACGGGGATAGTCACCGGCGAGGATGCGGCTGTACTCGCCGGAGGCGGCCCAGAGATCGAGTTCCGCCAGCCGGACGACGGCGTGCGGGTGGGTGCGGCCCATCAGGCTCAGTAGCTTGATGACGCCGTCGCGAGCGTCCTCGCCGGCGTCGTACTCGCGGGCCTGCTGCAGGAACGCGTCGACGCTCATCTCGCCGAGCCGAGAGCCACCGGCCATCTTCATCAGCGCCCGCTTGGCGGCATCGGGGTCCTGCGAGGTCAGCAGTCCGGCGCGGTCACACGACAGTTCGGACTTGCGGTGCCATTCCTCCAGCGCGAGCACGATGGCGCGCAGCCCCATGTATCCGAGCGGGATCCAGGCCACCCGCAGCGCGAGGTTGGTCAGCGCCAGCAGGAGCGTCCGATAGACGGCGTGCCCGGACAGGATGTGCCCGACCTCGTGCCCGACGGCGAAGCGCCGCTCCTCGGCGTCGAGGAGGTCGAACAGGCCGGTACTCACGACGATGAACGGCCGGTCGGTTCCGATGGCCATGGCCCGCGGGTACGGGTCGGAGATGATGTACAGCTCGGGCCGTTCCGGGAGGTCCAGGATGTGGGTGGCGTCGACGACGTCCTGGTAGACGTCGCGGAACTGCGTCTCGCCGACCCGGACCCCGCCGGCGAGGTAGTGCAGGCGCAGGCTGCGCTCGCTGAACAGGCCGGACATCTTCTTCAGGACGGTGTCGAAGCCGCGCAGCGACCGCATGGCGACCAGGGCGCCGCGATCGGCCGGGTGCTCGTAGGCGCGGGAGCTGATGTCGGGGAATCTGACTCGGCTGCGATCGGGCTCAGTCGTCATTCAGTCATCGTAGGCCGACGGGCGCTCCGGCGGCCCGGAGCCGGCCCGGCGGATTCGGGCCATCACCATGGGTTCTCCCGCTTCACCAGGTAAGCATTCCTGGTGAAGCGGGAGCACGCATGGTGGACGTGATCATTTCCCGGCGGGGCGGGGGAGCTCACTCCACGGCGACCACCGTCTGGTTCTCGGTGCCGGCGTAACCGACCGTGCCCAGGTAGGGCACGCCCTCGTCCAGGCCGCTCCAGCTCACCGTCACCTTCGCGGGGCGGGCGGCCCGGCCGGGCACCGGGTCCGGGCTGACCGTCGCGTTGCCGGTGGCGTCGGCGCCCACGGCGAACGTGCGGAGGCTGAAGTCGACCGGCACGCCACCGGGGCTCGAGAACATGTGCACCAGGACGTGGTAGGTGCCGGCCTCCGGCGCGGTCAGGTCGACGAGCTCGCTGGCCGCTCCGGTGGCGCCGTTGACCGGCAGCTCGGAGCCGTCCGGGCCGAAGACGAACATGTCGTAGTCGGCCGCCTCGTCACCGGCGCGCAGGTCGACCCGGGCCAGGGACGTCCCCGACGGCACCTCGAACGGCACCAGCTGCGAGGACGTGTTGCCGTCCGGGTCCGCCGACTCGCCGGGGGTCAGGGTGCCGTCGGTGACCTCGCCCGGCACGAGGCCACGCAGGGTGAGGTCGACGTCGCCGCTGGCGGCCGGGGTGGCCTCGTAGGTCAGCTCGCCGGTGCTGCCGGTGCCGGACACCTCGGCCGGCGCGGACACGGCGACCGGCCGGGCCACGATGGGGCTGCGCGCGGTGGTGCCGCCGCCGCTCCAGGTCAGCGAGCCGTGGGCGTACTCGTCCAGCGGCGCGGAGGTGCGGGTGAGGGTCACCTCGAACGTCTTGGTCTGCCCCGGGCGGCCGAAGTACAGCACCGACGGGGTCACCCGGGCGGTGAAGCCGGGCACCGACACCGACGCGCGGTACAGGCCGGGCGTGAGGGCCGTTACCGTTCGAGTCACGGTCTGCTTGCCGGGCAGCGACCCGACCGCGATGGACGGCTGATTGAGGTCGGACGGGTCGATCGGCTCGACGCCCGGGATGCCGGTGTCCTCGCCGGTGCCCTCGATGAACGACAGCCAGTCGTCGACGCCGGACTCGTAGACCAGGCCGGGGGAGAGGAACCGGGACGGGTCGACGTGGCCGGCTCCGGCGTGGAAGCGGTCGCGGTCCACGCCGCCGTCGGCGGTCTGCAGGTCGTACGCGGTGGTCATCATCGCCGACTTGACGGCCATGGCCGACCACTCCGGCTGAGCGCCTCGGATGAGGGCGGCCAGTCCGGCGACGTGCGGCGAGGCCATGGACGTGCCGGAGACGAAGTCGAAGTCGTTGCCGCCGTGCGGGGCCGGGGCCACCGCGGCGAGCACGTCGACGCCGGGTGCGGCGATGTCGGGCTTGAGCACGTCGCCGCCGTTGGCCAGGGCCGGCCCGCGGGAGGAGAACCCGGCAAGCACCGGTGCCGGCGTGGGCGGCAGGTCGGTCTGGTCGCCCACCAGCAGCGCCGCGGTGGCGCCGTCGGTGCCGGCGTACTCGCGCACCACGGCGGCGGCGTCGGCGGCCAGGTGCGTGGTGGGGATGACGTGGAAGTCGGCGTTGACCGTCTCGGCCGGGGCGACGTTGCCGAGCACGGAGCCGACGCCGCCGGCGCGCTGCACCTCGGCGGACTTGGCCACCCGGTCGTAGGCGCCGCGGTCGCAGAGGACGAGGGCACCGGCGGCCTGGGCGGCGTCCAGGGTCTCCGGTGCGCACAGGGCGGCCTGGGCCGGGTCGGCGCCGTCCACGGCGATGTCACGCGCGTAGACCAGCGGGGTCTGCTCGGGCACCCCGACGTCGCTGATCATGGCGCCGCGGAAGCGCTGCCCGTCACCGAGTTCGACGGTGCCCTCGTAGGCGACGTGGGTGCTGGCGGCCACGGTGGTCAGCCACGGGCTGTTGTGCGCGACCGTGGACGCGTCCGGCCCGCTGTTGCCGGCGGACACTGCGACGAAGATGTCGGCCGATGCCGCCGACATGAACGCCAGCTCGACCGGGTCGATCACGGTGTCGGTGGCGCCGGAGATGGAGTAGTTGATGACGTCGACGCCGTCGAGGATGGCTTGGTCGATGGCGGCCACGGAGTCGGACGGGTAACAGCCGCCGGTCGAGGCGTCGTCGTCCTCCCAGCACACCTTGTAGGCGGCGACGGCCGCGCCCGGCGCCATGCCGGAGCCGCTGCCGAAATCGCGGCCGTTGACCGACATCGGGACGTCGTGGTTGCCGGCCGCGGTGCTGGCGGTGTGGGTGCCGTGGCCGTCGCCGTCGCGGGTGGAGATGCGTTCGTCGGGGTCGCGGTGCTCCGGCGGGACGTTGGCGACGAAGCCGTCCTCGAAGTACCGCGCCGAGACCAGCTTGGAGTTGCAAAGGTCGGCGGTCCAGTCCTCGCCCGGCTCGCATTCGCCGGTGAACAGCTCGCCGTCGGCCTTCAGCATGGCCGTCTCAGTGTCGGACGTGCGGTATGGCACGCCGACCTCGTCGGACGGCTCATCGCCCAACTCGGCGCCGGCGAACGACGCGCTCTCCGGCCAGATGCCGCTGTCGATCACGCCGACGACGACGCCCCTACCGGCGTCCGCCGGCCCGCCCAGCCCGGCCCATACGCCGTCGTCGCCGGTCAGGCCGAGGAAGTCGGGGGACTTCACGGTGTCGACCGTGCGCGGGGTGTCGGGGACGACGGCGAGGACACCGGGGTCGGCGGCCAGGTCGGCGGCTTGCTCACCGGACAGTTCGGCGGCGAACCCGTTGACCGCGACCGTGTATTGGTACAGCGGGTCGGCGCCGACGGCGTCGGCGACGGCGTCCTGGCGTTCGCGCAGGTGACCGCGGTAGTCGCGGACGGCGCGGGACTCCGCGCGCATCTTCTCGCCCTCGGCCGGCGCTGTTGCGCGCAGCCCGGCGACGCCGCCCTCGTAGGTGGCGGCCGGCGGTTCGGTGAGCACGACGACGTAGGAACCGTCGCCGTAGCTGGACGGCGACGGCGACACTGCGCCACCGCCGTCGGGAACGGCCAGGGCAAGGCTGCCGGCGGCGAGCGTGGTGGCTGCCAGTACGCCGGTGGCCGCGGTGGCGGCCAGCCGGCCGCGGCGGCGATGGTGCGGCGTGGTCGGGTTCGACACGGGCGTCCTCCCGGGGGTGGTGGTCGTCCGGGCCGCCGGTCGCGGGCGGACGCTGCGAGCAGCATGCTCGATGGTCTTGGTCGGCGGGTCAAGGCGAATCGCCCGAAACGCACCGCCAGCCGCCCGTTCGGCCGACGCGCCCCGGCCGCCCCGGGCCGCGCGGCCATGACATCTGTCATGCCAGTCGATGACACCGTTCACGCCGTCGACGCCGTCGCGGGCACCAGGCTTGATGCCATGCCGACACGACACACAGGAGGAGATCGCGATGGGTGACGTCGTCGAAGTCACTGATCTGCGGCGTAGTTACAGCGGCGGCTTCGAGGCCGTGCGCGGGGTGACGTTCACGGTCGCCCGGGGTGAGTTGTTCGCGCTTCTCGGCACCAACGGTGCTGGGAAGACGTCCACTCTGGAACTGGTCGAAGGGCTGGCCCGGCCCAGCGCTGGCCAGGTGCGCGTGCTCGGCGGCGACCCGTACGCGGACCGCGCCACCGTGCGGCCGCGCATCGGGGTCATGCTGCAACAGGGCGGCTTCCCGCCGGACCTGACGGTGCGCGAGACCGCCCGGATGTGGGCCGGCACGCTGAGCACGCCGCGCCCGATCGAGGAGGCGTTGGAGCTGGTCCGGATGATCGACCGCGCCGACGTCGGTATCAAGCAGCTCTCCGGTGGTGAGCGGCGCAGGCTCGACCTGGCGCTGGCCGTGATGGGCCGCCCGGAGGTGCTGTTCCTCGACGAGCCGACCACCGGTCTGGACCCGGAGAGCCGCCGCGACACGTGGGCGCTGGTGCGGTCGATGCTCGACGACGGCGTCACGGTCCTGCTGACCACGCACTACCTGGACGAGGCCGAGGAACTGGCCGACCGGCTGGCGATCATGCACAAGGGCCGCGTCGTGCGCACCGGGACGGTGGCGGAGGTCGTGGCGACCCAGCCGGCGACGGTGTCGTTCGAGCTCGAGTCGCGCGGTGACCGGCCGCAGCTGCCGGACCTGTCCGGCGCGCTCGTCGTCGACAACGGCGTCAAGGTCGAGGTGCGCACGGACCGGCTGCAGTCGACGCTGACGACGCTGCTGCTGTGGGCCGCGGAACGGGGCCTGGAGCTGGACCAGCTGTCCGCCCGGCCGGCGTCGCTGGAGCAGGCGTTCCTGGCGGTCGCCGACGAGGCCGACGTCCCGACGAACGAGGAGGTCTTCGCATGAGTGCCATGGTCGAGAGGGCGACCGGTTCGACGATGACCCGATCACTGCGACGAGTGCGGGCACTGGCCCGGTCCGAGCTGCGCATGCTGCTGCGCAACCGGACGGCCATGTTCACCGCGCTGGTCCTGCCGGTGATGACCGTCGGGGCGTTGAGCTCGATGGACCTCGGTGACGACACCGGACTGTCGATGGCGTCTTTGACGGTCACGATGCTGGCCGGCTTCGCGTTGCTCTACGTCGTCTACTACAACCTCGTCACCGCCTATGTCGGGCGCCGTGAGGACCTGGTGCTCAAGCGGCTACGGGTGGGCGAGCTGACCGATGCGGAGATCCTGACCGGGACGGCTGTGCCGTCGGTGCTGGTGGCGATCGTGCAGATCGTCCTGACCTGGGCGGTGGCGTCGATCGCGTTCGGCCTGGATGCGCCGGTCAACGCCCTTCTGGTGCTGGTCGGCGTGGCCGCCGGGGTCGTGATCTTCGTGCTGCTGGCGGCGGTCTCGACGGCGATCACCCGCAACGTCGAGATGGCGCAGGTCAGCGCGCTGCCGGTGCTGTTCGTCTGCATGATCTTCTCGGGCATGGTGGTGCCGACCTCGAACATGCCCGATCTCCTGCAGCAGATCGTCCAGTTCGTACCGCTGACCCCGGTGATCGACCTGGTCCGGCTGGGACTCACCGGCCAGACGCCCGACGGCGACACGGTCGGCTTCGGCGCCAGCTTCGCCGAGGCGGCGGTCCCCGCGGCGATCGCGGTGGTCTGGGTTTACGTCGGCTGGTGGGCGCTGCGCCGCTGGTTCCGCTGGGAGCCCCGCACCTGATCGCGGGCGCCGTGAAAGGCTGAGGGCGTGTCGATGGTCACCCGCTGGTGGGAGCAGCGCTCCAACACCCAACGCTTCGACCTCTACACCCGTGGCTCGCTGTACATGATGGCGGCGACCGAGCCTTTGACTGCGGCGTTGATCGTGGCGTCGGCGGTGGGCGGCAGTGCTGCCGGTGGCATCGCCATGATCGCCGCCGCTGCCGTGCACGGCGCGCTCGCCCTGATGGTGCTGCACGGCGGCCTGGAGTGGTTCCTGGGCCGCCGGGCGTGGCCGCGCCGGGCGACCATCGCGCTGGCCCTGTTGACGCCGCTGACCCCGATCGCGGCGGGGGTGGCGTTCGGCGTCGAGCCGCCCGGCGCAGCCGAAGAGAACAACGTCGGCAGCGTCGCCGGGATCGCCCTCGTGCTGTCGGTGGGTTACTTCGTCTCTGCTCTGACGCCGCGGCTGGTCAGCCGGCAACTGCTCGGGCTGGTGTTCGTGACGGCGGGGGCGATCGCGGGCCTGGCGCTGCTGTTCGGCTGGCCGGCGCGCAACTCGATCGCCCTGTTCACCGGGGCGTTGCTGGCGTTCCTGGCCGGCTGGTCGGCGTTCCGGGCGTCGGTGTGGACGCTCGGGATCATCTGGGAACTGGAGCGTTCCCGGCAGGTACAGGCGCAGCTGGCGGTCGCCGAGGAACGGCTGCGGTTCTCCAGGGATCTGCACGACATCCTCGGCCGGAACCTGTCGGTCATCGCGGTCAAGAGCGAACTGGCGGCCGCGCTGGCCCAGCGCGGCCGCGCCGAGGCCGGCGCCGAGATGATGGCGGTGCACGACATCGCCCAGGAGTCGTTGCGCGAGGTCCGCGAGGTCGTCCGTGGATACCGGGAGGTCGATCTCACCACCGAGCTGGCCGGTGCCCGGTCGGTCCTGCGGTCGGCCGGCGTCGCCACCCGGGTGGTGGGCGACAGTGACGACCTGCCGCCCCACGTCCAGTCGGTGCTGGGGTGGGTGGCCCGTGAGGGGACGACGAACGTACTGCGACACAGCCAGGCCGGTGAGTGCCTCATCACCGTCGAACGCTCGGGCGGCGAAGCGAGGCTGACCATGGAGAACGACGGGGTCAGCGGTGACGCCGCCGGCGCCGGCGACGGCAGCGGGCTGGCGGGGCTGGGTGAGCGGCTGCGGGGGATGGGCGGCGAGCTGACGGCGGGGCCCACCGGCCGCGCGGGCCGGTTCCGGCTGACCGCGCGGGTGCCGTTGTCGTCGTCCCCGTCCGGTGGCCCGGGGGGAACGACGCCGGCGGTGGCGGAAGGAGAGACGACGTGAGCGCACCGATTCGCGTTCTGTTGGCCGACGACGAGAACCTCATCAGGTCGGCGCTGCGGGCCCTGTTGTCGCTCGACGAGACGATCGACGTGGTCGCCGAGGCCGCCACCGGCGACGAAGCTCTGGCCATGGCCCGCGCGCACCGGCCGGACGTGGCCGTCCTGGACCTGCAGATGCCCGACCGCGACGGCATCAGCGTGGCCGCCGACATCCACGATCAGGTGCCCGGTTGCCGGACCATGATCGTCACCAGCCACGGCCGGCCCGGCTACCTGAAGCGGGCGCTGGCCGGTGGCATCGGCGGGTTCCTGCCGAAGACGGTGTCGGCGTCGGTGCTGGCCGATGTCGTCAGGACGGTGCACGGCGGCGGCCGGTACGTCGACCCGGAGCTGGCCGCGGAGGCCATCAGCTCCGGCGACAGCCCGCTGACCGCCCGCGAGGCCGACGTCCTGGAACTGGCGGCCGAGGGCGCCCCGGTCGACGAGATCGCCCGCCGTGCCTCGCTCACGCCGGGGACGGTGCGCAACTACCTCTCGTCGGCGGCGTCGAAGCTGGGTGCGGCCAACCGGCACGAGGCCGTCCACGTCGCGCGCCGGCACGGCTGGATCTGATCGATCGGTTCCGCGCTGTCACGAACGGCGCACCCACGGCACCCACAGGAGGTGTCCGGATCAGCCAGCCGCCGCGCGAGCGGCAGGGAAGGAGAAATTATGCTACGTTTGCTACAGCCTGAGGAGGTGGCGACCATGGCACGGACGATCCCGCACCGCGAACTGCGCAACAACAGCAGCGCCGTCCTGCGCGAGGTGCAGGCGGGGGAGAGCATCGAGATCAGCAACCATGGGGAGGTGGTGGCCGTGCTGGTGCCACCGGGGGCACGGCGCGAGTCCCTCAGGGTGCGCCGCGCGCGGGTCGTCGGCGGTCTGGCGGGGTTGGACCGGGTCCATGTCGAGACGCCGGTCCAGGACATCCTCGACGACCTTCGCGGCGAGCGGTGACCCTCTACGTCGAGACGTCGGCGGCGGCGAAGCTGCTGGTCCAGGAGGCCGAATCGGGCGCGCTCGCGGAGTACCTCGACGGACGCGTGGCCGGTGGGTCGCATATGACCTCCAGCGTGCTGGTCGAGACGGAGCTGCGCCGGCTCGCCGTGCGCGCCGGATTCGACCAGTCCCGGGTCACCGACCTGCTGGACCGGTTCGACCTGTACGAACCCGACCGTGCCGTGTTCGTCGAGGCGGGACTGCTGCCGGGGCCGCGGCTGCGCAGTCTGGACGCGCTGCATGTCGCCGTCGCCATCCGCATCGAGGCCGACGAGTTCGTCGCCTACGACGTGCGGCAGAGCGATGCCGCGCGTGCCGTGGGCTTGCGGGTGGTCGCGCCGGGTGCCTAGGTGCGTCGAGTGTGATGGGGCCGACAGCGGGCGCCGCCAGAACCGGGCAGCGGGCGCTGATAGTCTCGCAGGGACCGACGTCCTTTAAGTCCCGTCCCGTGAGGCGGGGAAGGGGGTCCAGCGACCCATGTCTCGCGACCTGAACGGCTCGCGGGAGGTGCTCGACGGCGACGACATCGCCCGGGCACTGACCCGCATGGCGCACGAGGTGGTGGAGCGCAACAAGGGCGCCGCCGACCTCGTCGTCCTCGGCATCCCCAAGCGCGGCGTCCCGCTCGCGCAGCGGCTGGCCGGACGCATCTCCTCCGCCGAGAACGTCGACGTTCCCGTCGGCGCCCTCGACGTCACCATGTACCGCGACGACCTGCGGCTACGGCCGGCCAGGGCGCTGGAGCCCACGGACATCCCGGCCGGCGGCGTGGACGACAAGATCGTCGTCCTCGTCGACGACGTCCTGTTCTCCGGTCGCACCATCCGGGCGGCGCTGACCGCGCTCGAGGACGTCGGCCGGCCGCGCGCGGTCAGACTCGTCGTCCTTGTTGATCGAGGTCACCGGCAGTTGCCCATCCGGGCTGACCACGTCGGCAAGAACATCCCGACCTCGCTGGCCGAGAGCGTGCAGGTGCTCGTGTCGGAAGTCGACGGCAGCGACGGCGTCGTCCTCACCCAGGCCGCCGACCAGCCCCGCGCCGATGCGGAGGTGCTGCCGTGATCCGCCACCTGCTCTCCGCCGGTGACCTCTCCCGCGAGGACGCGACGCTGGTGCTCGACACGGCCGAGGAGATGGCCCGCCTCACCGAGGGCCGCGCGGTGAAGAAGCTGCCCGCCCTGCGCGGTCGCACCGTCGTCAACCTGTTCTTCGAGGACTCCACCCGCACCCGCACGTCGTTCGAGCTGGCCGCCAAGCGGCTGTCGGCCGACGTCGTCAACTTCTCCGCCAAGGGCTCCAGCCTGTCCAAGGGCGAGAGCCTCAAGGACACCGC
It encodes:
- a CDS encoding sensor histidine kinase — protein: MVTRWWEQRSNTQRFDLYTRGSLYMMAATEPLTAALIVASAVGGSAAGGIAMIAAAAVHGALALMVLHGGLEWFLGRRAWPRRATIALALLTPLTPIAAGVAFGVEPPGAAEENNVGSVAGIALVLSVGYFVSALTPRLVSRQLLGLVFVTAGAIAGLALLFGWPARNSIALFTGALLAFLAGWSAFRASVWTLGIIWELERSRQVQAQLAVAEERLRFSRDLHDILGRNLSVIAVKSELAAALAQRGRAEAGAEMMAVHDIAQESLREVREVVRGYREVDLTTELAGARSVLRSAGVATRVVGDSDDLPPHVQSVLGWVAREGTTNVLRHSQAGECLITVERSGGEARLTMENDGVSGDAAGAGDGSGLAGLGERLRGMGGELTAGPTGRAGRFRLTARVPLSSSPSGGPGGTTPAVAEGETT
- a CDS encoding M48 family metallopeptidase — its product is MTTEPDRSRVRFPDISSRAYEHPADRGALVAMRSLRGFDTVLKKMSGLFSERSLRLHYLAGGVRVGETQFRDVYQDVVDATHILDLPERPELYIISDPYPRAMAIGTDRPFIVVSTGLFDLLDAEERRFAVGHEVGHILSGHAVYRTLLLALTNLALRVAWIPLGYMGLRAIVLALEEWHRKSELSCDRAGLLTSQDPDAAKRALMKMAGGSRLGEMSVDAFLQQAREYDAGEDARDGVIKLLSLMGRTHPHAVVRLAELDLWAASGEYSRILAGDYPRRTDDRDASINQEVRNAAKSYQESWNRTADPLISTLRDVVSGVGDAGGKLFDNLSNRMRRPPE
- a CDS encoding response regulator transcription factor, which codes for MSAPIRVLLADDENLIRSALRALLSLDETIDVVAEAATGDEALAMARAHRPDVAVLDLQMPDRDGISVAADIHDQVPGCRTMIVTSHGRPGYLKRALAGGIGGFLPKTVSASVLADVVRTVHGGGRYVDPELAAEAISSGDSPLTAREADVLELAAEGAPVDEIARRASLTPGTVRNYLSSAASKLGAANRHEAVHVARRHGWI
- the pyrR gene encoding bifunctional pyr operon transcriptional regulator/uracil phosphoribosyltransferase PyrR; this translates as MSRDLNGSREVLDGDDIARALTRMAHEVVERNKGAADLVVLGIPKRGVPLAQRLAGRISSAENVDVPVGALDVTMYRDDLRLRPARALEPTDIPAGGVDDKIVVLVDDVLFSGRTIRAALTALEDVGRPRAVRLVVLVDRGHRQLPIRADHVGKNIPTSLAESVQVLVSEVDGSDGVVLTQAADQPRADAEVLP
- a CDS encoding ABC transporter permease yields the protein MSAMVERATGSTMTRSLRRVRALARSELRMLLRNRTAMFTALVLPVMTVGALSSMDLGDDTGLSMASLTVTMLAGFALLYVVYYNLVTAYVGRREDLVLKRLRVGELTDAEILTGTAVPSVLVAIVQIVLTWAVASIAFGLDAPVNALLVLVGVAAGVVIFVLLAAVSTAITRNVEMAQVSALPVLFVCMIFSGMVVPTSNMPDLLQQIVQFVPLTPVIDLVRLGLTGQTPDGDTVGFGASFAEAAVPAAIAVVWVYVGWWALRRWFRWEPRT
- a CDS encoding ABC transporter ATP-binding protein, with amino-acid sequence MGDVVEVTDLRRSYSGGFEAVRGVTFTVARGELFALLGTNGAGKTSTLELVEGLARPSAGQVRVLGGDPYADRATVRPRIGVMLQQGGFPPDLTVRETARMWAGTLSTPRPIEEALELVRMIDRADVGIKQLSGGERRRLDLALAVMGRPEVLFLDEPTTGLDPESRRDTWALVRSMLDDGVTVLLTTHYLDEAEELADRLAIMHKGRVVRTGTVAEVVATQPATVSFELESRGDRPQLPDLSGALVVDNGVKVEVRTDRLQSTLTTLLLWAAERGLELDQLSARPASLEQAFLAVADEADVPTNEEVFA
- a CDS encoding S8 family serine peptidase; the encoded protein is MSNPTTPHHRRRGRLAATAATGVLAATTLAAGSLALAVPDGGGAVSPSPSSYGDGSYVVVLTEPPAATYEGGVAGLRATAPAEGEKMRAESRAVRDYRGHLRERQDAVADAVGADPLYQYTVAVNGFAAELSGEQAADLAADPGVLAVVPDTPRTVDTVKSPDFLGLTGDDGVWAGLGGPADAGRGVVVGVIDSGIWPESASFAGAELGDEPSDEVGVPYRTSDTETAMLKADGELFTGECEPGEDWTADLCNSKLVSARYFEDGFVANVPPEHRDPDERISTRDGDGHGTHTASTAAGNHDVPMSVNGRDFGSGSGMAPGAAVAAYKVCWEDDDASTGGCYPSDSVAAIDQAILDGVDVINYSISGATDTVIDPVELAFMSAASADIFVAVSAGNSGPDASTVAHNSPWLTTVAASTHVAYEGTVELGDGQRFRGAMISDVGVPEQTPLVYARDIAVDGADPAQAALCAPETLDAAQAAGALVLCDRGAYDRVAKSAEVQRAGGVGSVLGNVAPAETVNADFHVIPTTHLAADAAAVVREYAGTDGATAALLVGDQTDLPPTPAPVLAGFSSRGPALANGGDVLKPDIAAPGVDVLAAVAPAPHGGNDFDFVSGTSMASPHVAGLAALIRGAQPEWSAMAVKSAMMTTAYDLQTADGGVDRDRFHAGAGHVDPSRFLSPGLVYESGVDDWLSFIEGTGEDTGIPGVEPIDPSDLNQPSIAVGSLPGKQTVTRTVTALTPGLYRASVSVPGFTARVTPSVLYFGRPGQTKTFEVTLTRTSAPLDEYAHGSLTWSGGGTTARSPIVARPVAVSAPAEVSGTGSTGELTYEATPAASGDVDLTLRGLVPGEVTDGTLTPGESADPDGNTSSQLVPFEVPSGTSLARVDLRAGDEAADYDMFVFGPDGSELPVNGATGAASELVDLTAPEAGTYHVLVHMFSSPGGVPVDFSLRTFAVGADATGNATVSPDPVPGRAARPAKVTVSWSGLDEGVPYLGTVGYAGTENQTVVAVE
- a CDS encoding type II toxin-antitoxin system VapC family toxin, coding for MTLYVETSAAAKLLVQEAESGALAEYLDGRVAGGSHMTSSVLVETELRRLAVRAGFDQSRVTDLLDRFDLYEPDRAVFVEAGLLPGPRLRSLDALHVAVAIRIEADEFVAYDVRQSDAARAVGLRVVAPGA
- a CDS encoding type II toxin-antitoxin system Phd/YefM family antitoxin, with the protein product MARTIPHRELRNNSSAVLREVQAGESIEISNHGEVVAVLVPPGARRESLRVRRARVVGGLAGLDRVHVETPVQDILDDLRGER